One Denticeps clupeoides chromosome 3, fDenClu1.1, whole genome shotgun sequence DNA window includes the following coding sequences:
- the dmtn gene encoding dematin isoform X4, with amino-acid sequence MHKTGIAPCSVSSSRGPSAPGSPATSIVARMDNQVIGYKDLAAIPKDKAILEVERPDLMVYEPHFQISSLERSGLRSRERSMSPHSISPPPSPELFSSKEQKEWSDQGSPGGSTMGSTTQLRKVSTSSRACVQHFHRPGIDNGANIYKKPPIYKHVDVPMAVPHSKHIEDIINESKFPAAQPPDPNQPSKIEKESWPCPPSLATFEIESRIKAAEEGKGEVDDEYEDLTEDAKQLQEQQLNKIQSNLGKMILKEEMEKSVQFRRKTRSLPDRTHMHLGSSSSTSKSTSMPACSRTGLTRLQSADFTCSDSSGSRAGMREPYCIIMQWIRGS; translated from the exons ATGCACAag ACTGGGATAGCCCCTTGCAGTGTGTCCTCCTCTCGGGGCCCTAGTGCCCCTGGTTCACCTGCCACCTCTATTGTA GCAAGAATGGACAATCAGGTCATTGGATACAAGGACTTGGCAGCCATCCCCAAAGATAAAGCCATACTGGAAGTGGAGCGGCCTGACTTAATGGTCTACGAGCCTCATTTTCAAATCTCCTCTCTGGAGAGATCAGGACTCAGAAGCAGGGAG AGATCAATGTCACCACACTCCATCTCACCCCCTCCGTCTCCCGAG CTCTTTTCCTCTAAGGAGCAGAAGGAATGGTCCGATCAAGGCTCTCCTGGTGGGTCCACCATGGGCTCAACCACACAGCTTCGCAAAGTCAGCACTTCCTCCAGGGCCTGCGTACAGCACTTTCACCGGCCGGGTATAG ACAACGGCGCTAATATATATAAGAAGCCCCCAATTTACAAGCATG TAGATGTACCAATGGCTGTCCCACACAGTAAACATATAGAGGACATCATCAACGAGTCCAAATTCCCAGCAGCTCAACCACCTGATCCCAACCAGCCCTCCAAGATTGAGAAAGAGTCCTGGCCTTGCCCACCGTCTTTGGCCACCTTTG AGATTGAGTCAAGGATTAAGGCTGCAGAGGAAGGAAAAGGGGAGGTGGATGATGAGTATGAAGACCTGACCGAGGATGCAAAACAGCTACAGGAGCAGCAGCTTAACAAA ATCCAGTCCAACTTAGGAAAAATGATTCTTAAGGAAGAAATGGAGAAATCTGTACAGTTTCGCAGGAAAACACGTTCACTTCCTGATcgaacacacatgcacttag GATCCTCTTCCAGTACCTCCAAATCAACTTCAATGCCTGCATGCAGTCGAACAGGCCTCACAAGG CTACAGTCTGCAGACTTTACCTGTTCAGATAGCAGCGGTTCCAGAGCAGGTATGAGAGAGCCTTATTG TATCATAATGCAGTGGATCAGGGGCAGCTGA
- the dmtn gene encoding dematin isoform X2 codes for MHKTGIAPCSVSSSRGPSAPGSPATSIVARMDNQVIGYKDLAAIPKDKAILEVERPDLMVYEPHFQISSLERSGLRSRERSMSPHSISPPPSPELFSSKEQKEWSDQGSPGGSTMGSTTQLRKVSTSSRACVQHFHRPGIDNGANIYKKPPIYKHDVPMAVPHSKHIEDIINESKFPAAQPPDPNQPSKIEKESWPCPPSLATFEIESRIKAAEEGKGEVDDEYEDLTEDAKQLQEQQLNKIQSNLGKMILKEEMEKSVQFRRKTRSLPDRTHMHLGSSSSTSKSTSMPACSRTGLTRLQSADFTCSDSSGSRAGVQNGGTQRGRMDRGNSLPSVLEEKIYPYEMLVVTHRGRSKLPPGVDRTRLERHLAPEEFQQLFGMHITEFDRLSLWKRNDLKKKVSLF; via the exons ATGCACAag ACTGGGATAGCCCCTTGCAGTGTGTCCTCCTCTCGGGGCCCTAGTGCCCCTGGTTCACCTGCCACCTCTATTGTA GCAAGAATGGACAATCAGGTCATTGGATACAAGGACTTGGCAGCCATCCCCAAAGATAAAGCCATACTGGAAGTGGAGCGGCCTGACTTAATGGTCTACGAGCCTCATTTTCAAATCTCCTCTCTGGAGAGATCAGGACTCAGAAGCAGGGAG AGATCAATGTCACCACACTCCATCTCACCCCCTCCGTCTCCCGAG CTCTTTTCCTCTAAGGAGCAGAAGGAATGGTCCGATCAAGGCTCTCCTGGTGGGTCCACCATGGGCTCAACCACACAGCTTCGCAAAGTCAGCACTTCCTCCAGGGCCTGCGTACAGCACTTTCACCGGCCGGGTATAG ACAACGGCGCTAATATATATAAGAAGCCCCCAATTTACAAGCATG ATGTACCAATGGCTGTCCCACACAGTAAACATATAGAGGACATCATCAACGAGTCCAAATTCCCAGCAGCTCAACCACCTGATCCCAACCAGCCCTCCAAGATTGAGAAAGAGTCCTGGCCTTGCCCACCGTCTTTGGCCACCTTTG AGATTGAGTCAAGGATTAAGGCTGCAGAGGAAGGAAAAGGGGAGGTGGATGATGAGTATGAAGACCTGACCGAGGATGCAAAACAGCTACAGGAGCAGCAGCTTAACAAA ATCCAGTCCAACTTAGGAAAAATGATTCTTAAGGAAGAAATGGAGAAATCTGTACAGTTTCGCAGGAAAACACGTTCACTTCCTGATcgaacacacatgcacttag GATCCTCTTCCAGTACCTCCAAATCAACTTCAATGCCTGCATGCAGTCGAACAGGCCTCACAAGG CTACAGTCTGCAGACTTTACCTGTTCAGATAGCAGCGGTTCCAGAGCAG GAGTACAG AATGGCGGGACACAAAGAGGTCGAATGGACAGAGGAAACTCACTACCTAGTGTTCTGGAAGAGAAG ATCTACCCATATGAAATGCTTGTTGTGACCCATAGAGGGCGAAGCAAGCTGCCACCAGGTGTAGACAGGACTAGGCTTGAG AGGCATCTGGCTCCAGAAGAGTTCCAGCAATTGTTTGGTATGCACATCACAGAATTTGACCGCCTGTCGCTGTGGAAAAGAAATGATCTGAAGAAGAAAGTGTCACTTTTCTAA
- the dmtn gene encoding dematin isoform X1 gives MHKTGIAPCSVSSSRGPSAPGSPATSIVARMDNQVIGYKDLAAIPKDKAILEVERPDLMVYEPHFQISSLERSGLRSRERSMSPHSISPPPSPELFSSKEQKEWSDQGSPGGSTMGSTTQLRKVSTSSRACVQHFHRPGIDNGANIYKKPPIYKHVDVPMAVPHSKHIEDIINESKFPAAQPPDPNQPSKIEKESWPCPPSLATFEIESRIKAAEEGKGEVDDEYEDLTEDAKQLQEQQLNKIQSNLGKMILKEEMEKSVQFRRKTRSLPDRTHMHLGSSSSTSKSTSMPACSRTGLTRLQSADFTCSDSSGSRAGVQNGGTQRGRMDRGNSLPSVLEEKIYPYEMLVVTHRGRSKLPPGVDRTRLERHLAPEEFQQLFGMHITEFDRLSLWKRNDLKKKVSLF, from the exons ATGCACAag ACTGGGATAGCCCCTTGCAGTGTGTCCTCCTCTCGGGGCCCTAGTGCCCCTGGTTCACCTGCCACCTCTATTGTA GCAAGAATGGACAATCAGGTCATTGGATACAAGGACTTGGCAGCCATCCCCAAAGATAAAGCCATACTGGAAGTGGAGCGGCCTGACTTAATGGTCTACGAGCCTCATTTTCAAATCTCCTCTCTGGAGAGATCAGGACTCAGAAGCAGGGAG AGATCAATGTCACCACACTCCATCTCACCCCCTCCGTCTCCCGAG CTCTTTTCCTCTAAGGAGCAGAAGGAATGGTCCGATCAAGGCTCTCCTGGTGGGTCCACCATGGGCTCAACCACACAGCTTCGCAAAGTCAGCACTTCCTCCAGGGCCTGCGTACAGCACTTTCACCGGCCGGGTATAG ACAACGGCGCTAATATATATAAGAAGCCCCCAATTTACAAGCATG TAGATGTACCAATGGCTGTCCCACACAGTAAACATATAGAGGACATCATCAACGAGTCCAAATTCCCAGCAGCTCAACCACCTGATCCCAACCAGCCCTCCAAGATTGAGAAAGAGTCCTGGCCTTGCCCACCGTCTTTGGCCACCTTTG AGATTGAGTCAAGGATTAAGGCTGCAGAGGAAGGAAAAGGGGAGGTGGATGATGAGTATGAAGACCTGACCGAGGATGCAAAACAGCTACAGGAGCAGCAGCTTAACAAA ATCCAGTCCAACTTAGGAAAAATGATTCTTAAGGAAGAAATGGAGAAATCTGTACAGTTTCGCAGGAAAACACGTTCACTTCCTGATcgaacacacatgcacttag GATCCTCTTCCAGTACCTCCAAATCAACTTCAATGCCTGCATGCAGTCGAACAGGCCTCACAAGG CTACAGTCTGCAGACTTTACCTGTTCAGATAGCAGCGGTTCCAGAGCAG GAGTACAG AATGGCGGGACACAAAGAGGTCGAATGGACAGAGGAAACTCACTACCTAGTGTTCTGGAAGAGAAG ATCTACCCATATGAAATGCTTGTTGTGACCCATAGAGGGCGAAGCAAGCTGCCACCAGGTGTAGACAGGACTAGGCTTGAG AGGCATCTGGCTCCAGAAGAGTTCCAGCAATTGTTTGGTATGCACATCACAGAATTTGACCGCCTGTCGCTGTGGAAAAGAAATGATCTGAAGAAGAAAGTGTCACTTTTCTAA
- the pbdc1 gene encoding protein PBDC1, whose product MTSHARFTWIGMASDNGLSSLGVEGAAAAAHALSLPAEAYGNDPQLEVMWAMKAYNHAEVYFNLISSVDPKFLKLTKSDDNIYSAFIETFSDLDLQMLDPDKLKSSDAKEKWRPFCNQFEGIVEDFNYGTLLRLDSRKDYTEENTIFATRIQFFAIEIARNRQGHNDSIFQAGCKAKQSKGKGQS is encoded by the exons ATGACGTCACACGCCCGGTTCACGTGGATCGGCATGGCGTCAGACAACGGGCTCTCGTCTCTG GGCGTGGAGGGAGCAGCGGCTGCGGCGCATGCGCTTTCCCTTCCAGCAGAGGCTTATGGGAACGAT CCTCAACTGGAGGTTATGTGGGCTATGAAAGCCTATAATCACGCAGAGGTTTActttaat TTAATTTCATCCGTGGACCCCAAATTTCTTAAGCTCACCAAATCAGATGACAACATATATTCAGCATTCATTGAAACATTTAGTGACCTTGATCTTCAAATGCTGGACCCTGATAAATTAAAATCCAGCGATGCCAAAGAG aAATGGAGGCCGTTTTGCAATCAGTTTGAGGGCATTGTTGAGGACTTCAATTACGGCACATTGCTGCGACTGGACAGCCGAAAAGATTACACAGAGGAGAACACGATATTTG CAACCAGGATCCAGTTTTTTGCTATTGAGATTGCCAGAAACAGACAGGGCCACAATGACTCCATCTTTCAAGCTGGATGCAAAGCTAAACAGAGCAAGGGAAAGGGACAGAGCTAG
- the LOC114787131 gene encoding 5-hydroxytryptamine receptor 7, producing MFTTPGSALLPDRREDAPQVSGGSRQALSAAFAAEEPAGNRSCREQVLQLSPAGSLLVGLTLAIITAATVMGNTLVVIAVCVVKKLRQPSNYLLVSLAVADLSVALAVMPFVIVTDLTGGVWLFGEVFCNIFISMDVMCCTASIMTLCVISVDRYLGITQPLTYPARQNGWLMAKMIFGVWLASASITLPPFCGWAQNINAAGVCLISQDVGYTLYSTAVAFYVPMAVMLIMYYKIFQAAQKSGTKHRCPALTLCQHEVSRKAAAVTTEGLGMQGLKLGPSAERRNISIFRREQKAATTLGVIVGVFSVCWLPFFVFTTARPFFCGVLCRCGPAWVERTLLWLGYTNSLMNPFIYAFFNRDLRSTYKDLLRCKYRNISRRLSARGVHEALKV from the exons ATGTTCACCACGCCGGGCTCCGCGCTGCTGCCTGACCGCCGGGAAGACGCGCCACAGGTCTCCGGCGGGAGCCGCCAAGCCCTCTCCGCCGCGTTCGCCGCCGAGGAGCCCGCGGGGAACCGGTCGTGCCGAGAGCAGGTCCTGCAGCTGAGCCCCGCGGGCTCGCTGCTCGTCGGGCTGACTTTAGCGATCATCACCGCCGCCACGGTGATGGGCAACACTCTGGTGGTGATCGCGGTGTGCGTGGTGAAGAAACTTCGGCAGCCTTCGAATTACCTGCTCGTGTCCCTGGCGGTGGCGGACCTGTCCGTCGCCCTGGCTGTCATGCCCTTCGTCATTGTGACGGACCTGACGGGGGGCGTGTGGCTGTTCGGGGAGGTTTTTTGCAACATCTTCATCAGCATGGATGTCATGTGCTGCACGGCCTCCATCATGACCTTATGTGTGATCAGCGTGGACAG ATATTTGGGAATTACACAACCTCTCACCTACCCTGCTAGACAGAATGGGTGGCTGATGGCCAAGATGATTTTTGGCGTGTGGCTGGCATCAGCTTCCATCACGTTGCCTCCATTCTGCGGCTGGGCCCAGAACATCAACGCTGCCGGGGTGTGTCTAATCAGCCAAGATGTGGGCTACACCCTCTACTCCACTGCTGTGGCCTTCTACGTCCCCATGGCTGTCATGCTGATCATGTACTACAAGATCTTCCAGGCGGCCCAGAAGAGTGGCACCAAGCACCGCTGCCCTGCCCTGACCCTGTGTCAGCATGAGGTTTCGAGGAAAGCTGCAGCAGTGACAACGGAGGGTCTTGGGATGCAGGGACTGAAGCTTGGTCCCTCGGCAGAGCGGCGGAACATCTCCATCTTCAGACGGGAGCAGAAAGCAGCAACCACGCTTGGGGTGATTGTTGGTGTCTTCTCGGTATGCTGGTTGCCGTTCTTTGTTTTCACGACCGCCCGGCCGTTTTTCTGTGgggtgctgtgccgctgtgggCCTGCATGGGTAGAGCGTACGCTGTTATGGCTAGGCTACACCAACTCTCTCATGAACCCTTTCATCTACGCCTTCTTCAACCGGGACTTGCGCTCCACCTACAAAGACCTGCTGCGGTGCAAATACCGAAACATCAGCCGGCGGCTCTCTGCCAGGGGAGTGCATGAAGCTCTCAAGGTTTGA
- the dmtn gene encoding dematin isoform X3, whose amino-acid sequence MHKTGIAPCSVSSSRGPSAPGSPATSIVARMDNQVIGYKDLAAIPKDKAILEVERPDLMVYEPHFQISSLERSGLRSRERSMSPHSISPPPSPELFSSKEQKEWSDQGSPGGSTMGSTTQLRKVSTSSRACVQHFHRPGIDNGANIYKKPPIYKHVDVPMAVPHSKHIEDIINESKFPAAQPPDPNQPSKIEKESWPCPPSLATFEIESRIKAAEEGKGEVDDEYEDLTEDAKQLQEQQLNKIQSNLGKMILKEEMEKSVQFRRKTRSLPDRTHMHLGSSSSTSKSTSMPACSRTGLTRLQSADFTCSDSSGSRAGVQIYPYEMLVVTHRGRSKLPPGVDRTRLERHLAPEEFQQLFGMHITEFDRLSLWKRNDLKKKVSLF is encoded by the exons ATGCACAag ACTGGGATAGCCCCTTGCAGTGTGTCCTCCTCTCGGGGCCCTAGTGCCCCTGGTTCACCTGCCACCTCTATTGTA GCAAGAATGGACAATCAGGTCATTGGATACAAGGACTTGGCAGCCATCCCCAAAGATAAAGCCATACTGGAAGTGGAGCGGCCTGACTTAATGGTCTACGAGCCTCATTTTCAAATCTCCTCTCTGGAGAGATCAGGACTCAGAAGCAGGGAG AGATCAATGTCACCACACTCCATCTCACCCCCTCCGTCTCCCGAG CTCTTTTCCTCTAAGGAGCAGAAGGAATGGTCCGATCAAGGCTCTCCTGGTGGGTCCACCATGGGCTCAACCACACAGCTTCGCAAAGTCAGCACTTCCTCCAGGGCCTGCGTACAGCACTTTCACCGGCCGGGTATAG ACAACGGCGCTAATATATATAAGAAGCCCCCAATTTACAAGCATG TAGATGTACCAATGGCTGTCCCACACAGTAAACATATAGAGGACATCATCAACGAGTCCAAATTCCCAGCAGCTCAACCACCTGATCCCAACCAGCCCTCCAAGATTGAGAAAGAGTCCTGGCCTTGCCCACCGTCTTTGGCCACCTTTG AGATTGAGTCAAGGATTAAGGCTGCAGAGGAAGGAAAAGGGGAGGTGGATGATGAGTATGAAGACCTGACCGAGGATGCAAAACAGCTACAGGAGCAGCAGCTTAACAAA ATCCAGTCCAACTTAGGAAAAATGATTCTTAAGGAAGAAATGGAGAAATCTGTACAGTTTCGCAGGAAAACACGTTCACTTCCTGATcgaacacacatgcacttag GATCCTCTTCCAGTACCTCCAAATCAACTTCAATGCCTGCATGCAGTCGAACAGGCCTCACAAGG CTACAGTCTGCAGACTTTACCTGTTCAGATAGCAGCGGTTCCAGAGCAG GAGTACAG ATCTACCCATATGAAATGCTTGTTGTGACCCATAGAGGGCGAAGCAAGCTGCCACCAGGTGTAGACAGGACTAGGCTTGAG AGGCATCTGGCTCCAGAAGAGTTCCAGCAATTGTTTGGTATGCACATCACAGAATTTGACCGCCTGTCGCTGTGGAAAAGAAATGATCTGAAGAAGAAAGTGTCACTTTTCTAA